CCGCGTGCCTATTTCCAGGACCATATGCCCCTGCGCGAGCAACGCACGCTCGAGGGCCATGCCGTCCGTGCCATCTTCTTCGCCACCGGCGTGGCAGACCTGGCCCTGGAAACCGGCGAGGCCGACTACCGCCTGGCCGCCCACCGCTTTTGGGACTGTGTGACCTTGCGCCGCATGGCCGTGACCGGCGCCATCGGCCCCCGGGCCGAACACGAGGCTCTGGGCGAGGACTACGAACTTCCCCATAACGGTTATTATGAGTCATGCGCCGCCTGCGGGCTGGCCGATTTTGCGCATCGCCTGTTTCTGCTGGAGCGCCATGCCGAGGCGGCGGATGTCCTCGAGCGCGTGCTCTACAACGCGGTCCTGCATGGCCTGGGCTTGTCGGGCACCAATAGTTACTACCAGAATCCGCTCAGCGACCGTAACCGCCCCCGCTATAATTCGTGGGTGTGTTGTCCCCCCAACCTCTCGCGCACCCTTTTGCAGGCAGGGCGCTATGCTTATGCCCACACCAAAACCGAGGTGTACTTCAATTTGTACGTGGGGGGTGTCGTCTCTTTGCCGCTCGCGGCAGGCCCCATGGACCTCGAGGTGCAGACGGATTATCCCTGGTCAGGCCAGGTGCGCATCCACGTGCGCCCCGCCAAACCCCAACGCGCCGCGCTGTTGCTTCGCTGGCCGGGCTGGTGCCGTCAAATGACCGTTAAAGTGAACGGCGCGCTCCTCCCGACCTCCGCCCTGCGCGAGCGCGGCTTTGTGAAATTGGAGCGCGACTGGCGCAACGGCGATGTGGTGGAGGTGGAGATGACCATGCCCGTCGAACGCTGGGTGGCCCACCCCAACGTCCAATCCTGCCGCGGTCAGGTGGCCCTCCAACGTGGACCGCTGGTGTACGGCTTTGAGGGATTGGACAATGACGGCCAGCCCCTGGTGGAATTAGGGGATGACCCTCAATTCCAAGTGGAGCATCGCCCCCAATGGTTGGGCGGGCTGACGGTTATACGCGGCGTGCGCGCCGATGGACGCCCCTTCCTGGCCATTCCCTTTTATGCCTTGGCCAATCGCGAGCCTTCCACCCAGGAGGTTTGGGCCAACCAGCGTGGCTGGCGCCTGAATGACTCCTGGTGGGAAGGGCGGTTGTACCGCCGATGGGAGGAAGTGCGGGAGGCGCCCAAATAATACGGGCGGCCCTTACGGCGGCGGGGCAGGGGATTAAGGCTTCGGAGGGTTTATTTCCCGCTTGAGAAAAGCTGCGGCAATTGGCTCCAGAAAAGGTCGCAGCACCTCATAATGGTCCGCGCCCTTTTTCCTCGGCCAGGACTGCCCGGCGCGCGCCACCACCAAATCCAGGCTCGGTACCACCACTATCAGACTGTCATACAGCCCCCAGGACCAGTACGCATCTC
This is a stretch of genomic DNA from Fontisphaera persica. It encodes these proteins:
- a CDS encoding glycoside hydrolase family 127 protein produces the protein MSAAEPLQCPPVSRVQVQDAFWAPKLQIIRERTIPHSWHYMQWNERALRHAAGQKVAGDLNGTWDEANLYKFFETIAYALAMQRDAALEKRVDELVGLLAQIQRPDGYVHVYIINSGKPPWDPKFLDGSHDGYVLGHLIEAAIEYHAATGKSNLLHVAMRAADQAYNHFLGPNGQPGFCGHAELEMALVELYRLTRQPRYLELARAFVEWRGHGKVQPAGPTPRAYFQDHMPLREQRTLEGHAVRAIFFATGVADLALETGEADYRLAAHRFWDCVTLRRMAVTGAIGPRAEHEALGEDYELPHNGYYESCAACGLADFAHRLFLLERHAEAADVLERVLYNAVLHGLGLSGTNSYYQNPLSDRNRPRYNSWVCCPPNLSRTLLQAGRYAYAHTKTEVYFNLYVGGVVSLPLAAGPMDLEVQTDYPWSGQVRIHVRPAKPQRAALLLRWPGWCRQMTVKVNGALLPTSALRERGFVKLERDWRNGDVVEVEMTMPVERWVAHPNVQSCRGQVALQRGPLVYGFEGLDNDGQPLVELGDDPQFQVEHRPQWLGGLTVIRGVRADGRPFLAIPFYALANREPSTQEVWANQRGWRLNDSWWEGRLYRRWEEVREAPK